One window of Novosphingobium sp. 9U genomic DNA carries:
- a CDS encoding family 43 glycosylhydrolase gives MTLRLSRRSFAAAGSLLPLACTAPGRSAVESALAPAEGNAVPLATNPLVKQRADAQIFRHEDGWYYMTGSVPEYDRLVLRRSRTLAGLTTAEERVLWRHQASGPMSGFLWAPELHLVDGRWVMYFAAGPSGGGEDVFRIRTYAVVCDGADPMTGNWAVFGQFQAPWDSFNLDSTIFTHRGVRYFAWAQREAGIDTNSNVYIAPMKDALTLSAAPARLTVPTLDWEVRGFKVNEAPAFLVKNGQVFMTYSASATDARYCLGLLSIDENANLMDARAWTKSPQPVFVTCPETSVYGPGHNSFTVDEQGRDILVYHGRDYEAIEGDPLFNPDRHTRIQRLYTDSRGNPDFGVPVGNGPLPERFSPAVHRSAKLAHEGDRLLVGDAPLPQTQFRSLGQEDGTVRLSPILKPAHRLVANSDGSIRLLNADAPAPAGADRFRREAGPGGSVRFISQAFAGRALAHSSDKVTLAPVGQPESAWMLD, from the coding sequence ATGACCCTTCGCCTATCGCGCCGCAGCTTCGCAGCTGCCGGATCCTTGCTGCCGCTCGCCTGCACCGCACCGGGACGGAGCGCGGTCGAGAGCGCGCTCGCTCCAGCAGAGGGCAACGCCGTCCCGCTGGCGACAAACCCGCTGGTGAAGCAGCGCGCCGATGCGCAGATCTTCCGGCACGAGGACGGCTGGTACTACATGACCGGCTCGGTGCCCGAGTACGACCGATTGGTGCTGCGCCGGTCCAGGACTCTCGCGGGCCTCACGACGGCCGAGGAGCGCGTGCTGTGGCGGCATCAGGCTAGCGGACCAATGTCGGGTTTCCTCTGGGCGCCGGAACTGCACCTCGTCGACGGGCGCTGGGTCATGTACTTTGCCGCGGGCCCCAGCGGCGGCGGCGAGGACGTGTTCCGCATCCGCACCTACGCCGTGGTTTGCGACGGCGCAGACCCGATGACCGGCAACTGGGCCGTATTCGGCCAATTTCAGGCGCCGTGGGACAGCTTCAATCTCGACTCCACGATCTTCACGCATCGCGGCGTGCGGTACTTCGCCTGGGCACAGCGGGAGGCGGGGATCGACACCAACTCCAACGTCTACATTGCACCGATGAAGGATGCGCTGACACTGTCGGCCGCCCCGGCCCGACTGACAGTGCCGACGCTGGACTGGGAAGTGCGCGGCTTCAAGGTGAACGAGGCGCCGGCCTTCCTGGTCAAGAACGGCCAGGTCTTCATGACCTACTCGGCCAGTGCCACCGATGCGCGCTATTGCTTGGGCCTGCTCTCGATCGACGAGAACGCGAACCTCATGGACGCGCGCGCGTGGACCAAGTCGCCGCAGCCGGTGTTCGTCACCTGCCCCGAAACGTCGGTCTACGGGCCGGGCCACAACAGCTTCACGGTCGACGAACAGGGCCGGGATATTCTGGTCTATCATGGCCGTGACTACGAGGCGATCGAGGGCGACCCGCTGTTCAACCCGGATCGGCACACTCGCATCCAGCGCCTCTACACCGACAGTCGCGGCAACCCGGATTTCGGAGTACCGGTCGGCAATGGCCCTCTGCCTGAGCGGTTCAGCCCGGCCGTACATCGCAGTGCCAAGCTGGCGCACGAAGGCGATCGCCTGCTCGTCGGCGATGCACCCCTACCGCAGACGCAGTTCCGGTCACTCGGGCAAGAAGACGGCACCGTCCGGCTCTCGCCGATCCTAAAGCCCGCGCACCGCCTGGTCGCGAATAGCGATGGATCGATCCGCCTCCTCAACGCTGACGCACCGGCACCCGCAGGCGCGGATCGCTTCAGGCGCGAGGCTGGGCCCGGAGGAAGCGTTCGCTTCATCTCACAAGCCTTTGCGGGTAGAGCGCTGGCGCATTCCTCAGACAAGGTAACGCTCGCGCCGGTGGGCCAGCCCGAAAGCGCTTGGATGCTCGACTAG
- a CDS encoding Gfo/Idh/MocA family protein translates to MDPIRIAVVGVGKIARDQHLPAIAGNKAFSLAATVSPHDPGVEGVPHARSLEELIESGPAVDAVALCTPPQVRYDLAVQALRKGMHVFLEKPPGATLSEVAALSSRAERVGVTLFASWHSRFAGGVAPARAWLAERKIERVSVIWREDVRVWHPGQAWIWEPGGLGVFDPGINALSIVTHILPRPVFLTSATLEIPSNRAAPIAADIQFRDTSGAPIHMDLDWRQTGPQSWDIVVETDAGTLKLSNGGAVLTLPTGAEHSEDMEYPGLYARFASLIRGGRSDVDVAPLRLVADAFLRGHRKAVEEFHD, encoded by the coding sequence GTGGACCCGATCCGCATAGCGGTGGTCGGCGTCGGCAAGATCGCGCGCGACCAGCATCTGCCGGCGATTGCCGGAAACAAGGCGTTCAGCCTCGCGGCCACGGTCAGCCCGCATGATCCCGGCGTCGAAGGCGTACCGCATGCCCGCAGCCTGGAAGAACTGATCGAGAGCGGGCCGGCTGTCGATGCCGTCGCGCTCTGCACGCCGCCGCAGGTCCGCTATGACCTGGCGGTGCAAGCGCTGCGTAAGGGCATGCACGTGTTCCTGGAAAAGCCGCCCGGCGCGACGCTCAGCGAGGTCGCCGCCCTTTCGAGCCGCGCCGAGCGAGTGGGGGTGACCCTGTTCGCCTCGTGGCACTCGCGCTTCGCCGGCGGCGTTGCGCCGGCGCGGGCCTGGCTTGCCGAGCGCAAGATCGAGCGAGTCTCGGTGATCTGGCGCGAGGACGTGCGCGTATGGCACCCAGGCCAGGCCTGGATTTGGGAGCCGGGTGGCCTTGGCGTGTTCGATCCCGGCATCAACGCGCTCTCGATTGTCACGCACATCCTGCCGCGCCCGGTGTTCCTCACCTCGGCGACCTTGGAGATACCCTCCAACCGCGCAGCGCCGATCGCGGCTGACATCCAGTTCCGCGACACCTCGGGCGCTCCGATCCACATGGACCTGGACTGGCGCCAAACCGGTCCGCAATCGTGGGACATCGTCGTGGAGACCGACGCCGGCACGCTCAAGCTGTCGAACGGCGGCGCGGTACTGACCTTGCCGACCGGCGCGGAGCACAGCGAGGACATGGAATACCCCGGCCTCTACGCGCGCTTCGCCAGCCTGATCCGCGGCGGTCGCAGCGATGTGGACGTGGCGCCGCTCCGTTTGGTGGCCGACGCGTTCCTGCGCGGCCATCGCAAAGCCGTCGAAGAATTTCACGACTAA
- a CDS encoding arabinan endo-1,5-alpha-L-arabinosidase — translation MKALKTICLAALAVAGACEAQVPNAPATLNAQLTGDLTVHDPVIIREGGTYYVFSTVGRYVGIRTSKDLKTWKDAGAVFSEIPAWAKQAIPGTEGIWAPDISYVDGEYRLYYSVSTFGSNRSAIGLATSPTLGAGAKWTDHGLVVMSTKQSDFNAIDPNFVVDAQGRHWLALGSFWSGIKLFPLDKNTGKVADGTKFYSIARRPAPAGGPAPVEAPFVIRHGGWYFLIVSYDYCCKGVNSTYYTVVGRSKEITGPYLGRDGSALMQGGGSILLRADLQEQQRFRGPGHAGAFTDKDGTTYLVYHAYDKQADGKPTLRIAPLRWDAQGWPAAQY, via the coding sequence ATGAAGGCGCTCAAGACCATATGCCTCGCCGCGCTGGCTGTCGCTGGCGCGTGCGAGGCACAGGTGCCGAACGCGCCGGCGACTTTGAATGCGCAGCTTACCGGCGACCTGACCGTACACGATCCGGTGATCATCCGCGAGGGTGGCACCTACTACGTGTTCAGCACCGTGGGTCGCTACGTCGGCATCCGCACCTCCAAGGACCTGAAAACCTGGAAGGATGCCGGCGCCGTGTTCAGCGAAATCCCGGCTTGGGCCAAGCAGGCGATCCCCGGCACAGAGGGCATCTGGGCGCCCGACATCTCGTACGTCGATGGCGAGTACCGGCTGTATTACTCCGTCTCTACCTTCGGCTCCAACCGCTCGGCGATCGGCTTGGCGACCAGCCCGACGCTGGGCGCCGGCGCCAAGTGGACCGACCACGGCTTGGTCGTCATGTCGACCAAGCAAAGCGACTTCAACGCGATCGATCCCAACTTCGTGGTCGATGCGCAAGGGCGGCACTGGCTTGCGCTTGGCAGCTTCTGGAGCGGCATCAAGCTGTTCCCGCTCGACAAGAACACAGGCAAGGTTGCGGACGGCACCAAGTTTTACTCGATCGCACGCCGGCCAGCGCCCGCAGGTGGGCCCGCTCCGGTCGAGGCGCCTTTCGTTATCCGGCACGGCGGTTGGTACTTCCTGATCGTTTCCTACGACTACTGCTGCAAGGGCGTGAACAGCACCTACTACACGGTCGTCGGCCGCTCGAAGGAGATCACGGGCCCTTACCTCGGCCGCGACGGCAGCGCTCTGATGCAGGGCGGCGGCTCGATCCTGCTGCGCGCCGACCTGCAGGAGCAGCAGCGCTTCCGCGGGCCGGGACACGCCGGCGCCTTCACCGACAAGGACGGCACCACTTACCTGGTGTATCACGCCTACGACAAGCAGGCGGACGGCAAGCCGACGCTACGGATCGCGCCGCTTCGCTGGGATGCCCAAGGCTGGCCAGCGGCGCAGTACTGA
- a CDS encoding alpha-N-arabinofuranosidase has translation MITILRRAALSTLLAATALSAPALADTDGQPTTATIQADKPGPVYHKEVFTQFAEHLGNGIYGGLWVGKGSKIPNTNGFRNDVVSALRDLSVPVIRWPGGCFADEYNWREGIGPQKNRPVKINTHWGGVTEPNTVGTHEFFELIRQIGAEAYIAGNVGNGTPREMAEWVEYMTSPAGSLADQRAKNGHKEPWKVAYFGVGNELWGCGGNMRPEFAADETRRYATFIKAPAGTKILKVAAGANVDDYNWTETMMRVAAPQLDGLSLHYYVHPAGGWPPRAPAIDFDENGWADALAGARRMDELITKHTAIMDKYDPEKRVFLAVDEWGAWYAQDPGTHPGFLRQQNTLRDALIASVHLDIFAKHADRVRMTAIAQMVNVLQAMILTDGSNMVLTPTYHVFEMYKPWQDATVLPIEIKSPWYSKDQFTMPAVSGSAVRGKDGKVHVALSNLDPNQSNSVTINLAGVSATSVSGRVLTAPAINSHNTFDAPDAVRPTAFTGASVQGGQLSVTLPAKSVVVLELQ, from the coding sequence ATGATCACCATCCTGCGCCGCGCCGCACTGTCCACCCTGCTGGCGGCGACGGCGCTGTCCGCGCCTGCTTTAGCCGACACCGACGGCCAGCCCACGACTGCCACGATCCAGGCCGACAAGCCCGGTCCGGTCTACCACAAGGAAGTCTTCACCCAGTTTGCCGAGCACCTGGGCAACGGCATCTACGGTGGGCTTTGGGTGGGCAAGGGGAGCAAGATCCCCAACACCAACGGCTTTCGCAACGACGTGGTCAGCGCACTGCGAGACCTGTCGGTGCCCGTGATCCGCTGGCCGGGCGGCTGCTTCGCGGACGAGTACAACTGGCGCGAGGGCATCGGCCCGCAGAAGAACCGCCCGGTGAAGATCAACACCCACTGGGGCGGCGTTACCGAGCCCAACACGGTGGGAACGCACGAGTTCTTCGAACTGATCCGCCAGATCGGCGCAGAGGCCTATATCGCCGGCAACGTCGGCAACGGCACACCGCGCGAAATGGCCGAGTGGGTGGAGTACATGACCTCTCCGGCCGGTTCGCTGGCGGACCAGCGCGCGAAGAACGGCCACAAGGAGCCGTGGAAGGTCGCTTACTTCGGAGTCGGCAACGAGCTGTGGGGCTGCGGCGGCAACATGCGCCCTGAGTTCGCGGCGGACGAGACGCGCCGATATGCCACCTTCATCAAGGCGCCGGCCGGCACCAAAATCCTGAAGGTCGCCGCCGGGGCCAACGTCGACGACTATAACTGGACCGAGACGATGATGCGCGTCGCGGCGCCGCAGCTCGACGGTCTCTCGCTGCACTACTACGTCCACCCTGCGGGCGGCTGGCCGCCGCGTGCCCCCGCCATCGACTTCGACGAGAACGGCTGGGCCGATGCGCTCGCCGGCGCCCGCCGGATGGACGAGCTGATCACCAAGCACACCGCCATTATGGACAAGTACGATCCGGAGAAGCGAGTCTTCCTGGCGGTCGACGAATGGGGCGCCTGGTACGCTCAGGACCCGGGCACGCATCCAGGCTTCCTGCGCCAGCAGAACACCCTGCGTGATGCGCTGATCGCCTCGGTACACCTCGACATCTTTGCCAAGCACGCCGACCGCGTGCGCATGACCGCCATCGCGCAGATGGTGAACGTGCTGCAGGCGATGATCCTGACCGACGGCAGCAACATGGTACTGACGCCGACGTACCACGTCTTCGAAATGTACAAGCCTTGGCAGGACGCCACGGTTCTGCCGATCGAGATCAAGTCGCCCTGGTACTCGAAGGACCAGTTTACGATGCCCGCCGTCAGCGGCTCGGCGGTGCGCGGCAAGGACGGCAAAGTGCACGTCGCGCTCTCCAACCTCGATCCGAACCAGTCGAACTCGGTGACGATCAACCTGGCCGGCGTGAGCGCAACCAGCGTGAGCGGGCGCGTGCTGACGGCGCCGGCGATCAACTCGCACAACACGTTCGATGCGCCCGACGCTGTTCGGCCGACGGCGTTCACCGGCGCGAGCGTGCAAGGAGGGCAGCTCTCGGTGACGTTGCCGGCGAAGTCCGTCGTCGTGCTCGAACTGCAATGA
- a CDS encoding TonB-dependent receptor, with amino-acid sequence MATKPFALCTASIFALTLAGAAHAQDVPLNTSGDAAASEDTAADAAEAPGDAIVVTGVRASIVGAINSRKQNVQIVDSIVAEDVGKLPDNNVVEALQRVTGIQVTDRGGGEAGAISIRGLTDPLTTLNGRNIFTAAGTSFALQDISANLVKKVDVYKTRSADQIETGLAGQIDVQTRRPLDFDGFTISGLARGVYSELADKYNPNAALLVSDRWETGIGDIGFLINASYTRTQFRNQVLQSGAMVPFATENPPAGSGLTPLQRIFPGDRNQNWTPGLDAGLPTAPGSTLNINGVATPYYLSRDAVISSDLYGKRTRPAINAALQWAPNEDSVYTAEFFYTGFKQKTFNSLHFSFVDWWGNLGANPGSTFELYDGTNIIKSRQVGAVAGFNSGDTATSKTDSFVYAFNAKWNVGEHGKISADVAYQDSTNKTSFFAIRTDRGPLDIDVDFNAGGGLPSFSFANQGVLTDPSAWTVGNLFDSGTKNTGSALTMMLDGEYTWDDGFLRRIKAGFRYDDRKAANYVRDQGAGGLGVTLASLGADATFTNKGFFDGQADIPTSWVLADTRNMDRDEIRSLYRSVAPGLLLSDQLSFGQVFGINEINMAAYLMADGEISIFGRPLQLQGGARFVTIDTNYNYFDRGAGFAQTRVGTSSSKLLPAFTARYDITDNLRIRFNYGETLRRPAFGDLNPNPILTGDLSRIGFGSASAGNANLGVTHSKNMDLALEWYFERNSAIYVTGFRREIDGLVVPLTIREFIPNNYLPRNETYTEFFNVTRPVNASDGVLKGVELGLTYFPTYLPGPLDGLGFTGSATVLDSEQTIPVTDAVGNITGNTKSAFFGVSKLSYNATLAYDNGPIGARLSYVWRKGFLRQNEARAFANPIGIWRKPEKSLDLQLTWNVNDDIGVTFDAVNLTKAKQQEYYKFGDAGNAQQFNTTNLLIDRTFAVGVRFKFD; translated from the coding sequence ATGGCCACGAAGCCATTTGCTCTTTGCACTGCATCCATTTTCGCACTTACCTTGGCCGGCGCTGCGCACGCACAGGACGTGCCGCTGAACACCAGCGGTGACGCCGCTGCTTCGGAGGACACCGCGGCGGATGCCGCCGAGGCTCCGGGTGATGCGATCGTCGTCACCGGCGTGCGTGCGTCGATCGTCGGCGCCATCAACAGCCGTAAGCAGAACGTTCAGATCGTCGACTCGATCGTGGCGGAGGACGTCGGCAAGTTGCCGGACAATAACGTCGTCGAGGCGCTGCAGCGCGTCACCGGCATCCAGGTCACCGATCGTGGCGGCGGCGAGGCTGGCGCCATCAGCATCCGTGGCCTCACCGATCCGCTGACCACCCTCAACGGTCGCAACATCTTCACCGCGGCGGGCACTTCGTTTGCGCTGCAGGATATCTCCGCCAACCTCGTCAAGAAGGTCGACGTCTACAAGACCCGCTCGGCCGACCAGATCGAGACCGGCCTTGCCGGCCAGATCGATGTTCAGACCCGCCGCCCGCTCGACTTTGACGGGTTCACAATCTCGGGCTTGGCGCGCGGCGTCTACAGCGAGTTGGCGGACAAGTATAATCCCAATGCCGCGCTGCTCGTCAGCGATCGGTGGGAGACCGGCATCGGCGACATCGGCTTCCTGATCAATGCCAGCTATACGCGCACCCAGTTCCGCAACCAGGTGCTGCAGTCGGGCGCGATGGTGCCGTTCGCGACGGAGAACCCGCCTGCGGGTTCGGGTCTTACGCCGCTGCAGCGTATTTTCCCTGGTGACCGCAACCAGAACTGGACGCCCGGCCTTGACGCCGGCCTGCCGACCGCGCCGGGCTCCACGCTCAACATCAACGGCGTGGCGACGCCTTACTATCTGTCGCGCGATGCCGTCATCAGCTCGGACTTGTACGGCAAGCGCACGCGCCCGGCGATCAACGCCGCGCTGCAATGGGCGCCGAACGAGGACTCGGTCTACACTGCTGAATTCTTCTACACTGGGTTCAAGCAAAAGACCTTCAACAGCCTCCACTTCAGCTTTGTCGATTGGTGGGGCAACCTCGGCGCCAACCCGGGTTCGACCTTCGAGCTGTATGACGGCACCAACATCATCAAGTCGCGCCAGGTGGGCGCCGTCGCCGGCTTCAACAGCGGCGACACTGCCACCAGCAAGACCGACAGCTTCGTCTACGCCTTCAACGCCAAGTGGAACGTGGGCGAGCATGGCAAGATTTCGGCCGACGTCGCGTACCAGGACAGCACAAACAAGACCTCGTTCTTCGCCATCCGCACCGACCGCGGACCGCTTGATATCGATGTCGATTTCAACGCTGGCGGTGGCTTGCCGTCCTTCAGCTTCGCCAACCAGGGCGTGCTGACCGACCCGTCAGCCTGGACCGTCGGCAACCTGTTCGACAGCGGCACCAAGAACACCGGCAGCGCGCTGACCATGATGCTCGACGGCGAGTATACCTGGGACGATGGCTTCCTGCGCCGGATCAAGGCGGGCTTCCGCTATGACGATCGTAAGGCCGCCAACTACGTGCGCGATCAGGGCGCCGGTGGCTTGGGCGTGACTCTTGCCTCGCTGGGCGCCGACGCAACCTTCACCAACAAGGGCTTCTTCGACGGCCAGGCTGATATTCCGACCAGTTGGGTTCTGGCCGACACGCGCAACATGGATCGTGACGAGATCCGCTCGCTCTACCGCTCGGTCGCGCCGGGGCTGCTGCTTTCGGATCAGCTCTCGTTCGGCCAGGTGTTCGGCATCAACGAGATCAACATGGCCGCCTATCTGATGGCCGATGGCGAGATCTCAATCTTCGGCCGTCCCTTGCAGCTGCAGGGCGGCGCCCGCTTCGTGACGATCGACACCAACTACAACTACTTCGATCGCGGCGCCGGCTTCGCGCAGACCCGCGTCGGCACGTCGTCGTCCAAGCTGCTGCCGGCGTTCACCGCCCGGTACGACATCACCGACAACCTGCGCATCCGGTTCAACTATGGCGAGACGCTGCGCCGCCCGGCCTTCGGTGACCTGAACCCGAACCCGATCCTGACCGGTGACCTCTCGCGCATCGGCTTCGGCAGCGCGAGCGCGGGCAACGCCAACCTGGGCGTGACGCACTCGAAGAACATGGACCTGGCCCTCGAGTGGTACTTCGAGCGGAATAGCGCGATCTACGTGACCGGCTTCCGTCGTGAGATCGACGGCCTCGTCGTGCCGCTGACCATCCGCGAGTTCATCCCGAACAACTACCTGCCGCGCAACGAGACCTACACCGAATTCTTCAACGTCACCCGGCCCGTCAACGCGTCGGACGGCGTGCTGAAGGGCGTGGAACTGGGCCTCACCTACTTCCCGACGTATCTGCCCGGTCCGCTGGACGGCCTCGGCTTCACAGGCAGCGCTACGGTGCTCGATTCCGAGCAGACGATCCCGGTGACCGACGCGGTCGGCAACATCACCGGCAACACCAAGTCGGCGTTCTTCGGCGTGTCGAAGCTGTCGTACAACGCGACGCTGGCGTACGATAACGGCCCGATCGGCGCTCGCTTGTCCTACGTGTGGCGCAAGGGCTTCCTGCGGCAGAACGAGGCGCGAGCGTTCGCAAACCCGATCGGCATCTGGCGCAAGCCCGAGAAGAGCCTGGACCTGCAGCTCACCTGGAACGTCAACGACGACATCGGCGTGACCTTCGACGCGGTGAACCTCACCAAGGCGAAGCAGCAGGAGTACTACAAGTTCGGCGACGCGGGGAACGCGCAGCAGTTCAACACCACCAACCTGCTGATCGACCGGACATTCGCCGTCGGCGTACGCTTCAAGTTCGACTGA
- the araD1 gene encoding AraD1 family protein, whose protein sequence is MTYLRLLQHLSADNTRSVILAEGDAAHILPGVRTVRELALRAIAAGISLTDAGRACGQGPSIDIAAEFAAGRLLAPIDHEDTAHLLMTGTGLTHLGSAEGRDKMHKAAASGEHVTDSMRMFLEGLEGGKPEAGQEGQQPEWFYKGDGSQLVGPTDPLIMPGFAKDGGEEPEVAGVYLIDEDGTPYRLGFALANEFSDHVTERHNYLWLAHSKLRQAALGPELLLGEPPAHIEGTSRILRGGATLWEKPFLSGEANMSHSFHNLEQHHFKYDLFRRGGDVHVHFFGTATLSFADTVQTQEGDVFEISAAPFTLPLANPLARAAVPAVTVKAL, encoded by the coding sequence ATGACTTACCTTCGCCTGCTTCAGCATCTGAGTGCCGACAACACGCGCTCGGTGATCCTTGCCGAGGGTGATGCCGCCCACATCCTGCCGGGCGTTCGCACCGTGCGCGAGCTCGCGCTGCGGGCGATCGCCGCCGGCATCTCGTTAACGGATGCTGGGCGCGCGTGCGGGCAGGGCCCCTCCATCGACATCGCCGCCGAGTTCGCGGCGGGTCGTCTGCTCGCGCCGATCGACCATGAAGATACGGCGCACCTGCTGATGACCGGCACCGGCCTGACCCACCTGGGTTCGGCCGAGGGGCGGGACAAGATGCACAAGGCCGCCGCGTCCGGCGAGCATGTGACGGACTCGATGCGCATGTTCCTGGAAGGCCTCGAAGGCGGCAAGCCCGAGGCCGGCCAGGAAGGGCAGCAGCCCGAGTGGTTCTACAAGGGCGATGGCTCGCAGCTGGTTGGGCCCACCGATCCGCTCATCATGCCCGGTTTCGCCAAGGACGGTGGCGAGGAGCCCGAGGTCGCGGGCGTCTACCTGATCGACGAGGACGGCACGCCCTATCGACTGGGCTTCGCGCTGGCGAACGAGTTCTCCGATCACGTCACCGAGCGCCACAACTACCTCTGGCTGGCGCATTCCAAGCTGCGCCAGGCCGCGCTCGGACCCGAGTTGCTGCTGGGTGAGCCGCCCGCGCACATCGAGGGCACGAGCCGCATCCTGCGGGGCGGGGCCACACTGTGGGAGAAGCCTTTCCTCTCGGGCGAGGCGAACATGTCGCACAGCTTCCACAATCTCGAGCAGCACCACTTCAAGTACGACCTGTTTCGCCGCGGTGGCGACGTGCACGTGCACTTCTTCGGCACCGCGACGCTTTCGTTCGCCGACACGGTGCAGACGCAGGAAGGTGACGTGTTCGAGATCTCGGCCGCACCCTTCACACTGCCTCTCGCCAATCCGCTGGCGCGTGCCGCGGTGCCGGCCGTCACCGTCAAGGCGCTCTGA
- a CDS encoding glycosyl hydrolase family 65 protein: MRKSLRAFLVSAALLMQAPAAVAHSEPALDRARIAHERFGNDAPWFVERIPFIETADPRIDAVYYYRWGLFRAHQRDLGAQGYITTEFADDVDWQRQPYASLNDASGFHIAEGRWLNDRRFTADYVDFMYTGGNDRHFTDYMADSVWGRYLVDGDRQAVLKHLPVMRHIYRLWDEKFDFDKGLYFVEPLLDATEYTVSSIDASGGKDGFRGGDAFRPSINSYMFANARALAEMAALAGDQAMAREYADRTEAIRAKVLAALWNPKLEHFADRHQLTNEHVKYWDPIRNRELVGYVPWMFDLVPDDAGYAKAWAHLLDPASLAGKAGMRTVENNYPYYMRQYRYLGPQPECQWNGPIWPYQTTQVLTAMANLLDHYRQQGPITRADWMRLLRQYTQLHYQGDKLDLEEDYDPETGAPIVGLDRSHHYFHSGYVDLILTGLVGIRPRADDVLEVNPLLPPQGDQALPWFRIERVPYHGHEIAVRWDADGSHFGEGRGLAIMVDGREVASRGDLGRLQVPLARKRNVPIMREENLAVQLVRAGYPRPSASSGADPEKLHDAVDGRVWFYPELPNGWDSDATPKQQWYALDFAKAVSVGRVGLAFYEDGKRFSAPKRVSIELWQGGQWRSVDEAKPVANGVTSLRWPVTSTTRLRVRMLPSGRDAIRLVELKAFAS; this comes from the coding sequence ATGCGCAAGAGCCTGCGAGCCTTCCTGGTTTCGGCCGCTCTGCTGATGCAGGCGCCAGCGGCAGTTGCTCATTCCGAGCCCGCACTCGATCGCGCCAGGATTGCGCACGAACGGTTCGGCAATGACGCCCCGTGGTTTGTCGAGCGCATTCCCTTCATCGAGACGGCCGATCCGCGGATTGACGCCGTCTACTACTACCGCTGGGGCTTGTTTCGCGCTCACCAGCGCGATCTGGGTGCGCAGGGATACATCACCACCGAGTTCGCGGACGACGTGGACTGGCAGCGCCAGCCTTACGCCAGCCTCAACGATGCCAGCGGTTTCCACATCGCGGAAGGGCGCTGGCTGAACGACCGCCGCTTTACCGCGGACTACGTCGACTTCATGTACACCGGCGGCAACGATCGCCATTTCACCGACTACATGGCAGACTCGGTGTGGGGCCGATATCTGGTCGACGGCGACCGTCAGGCCGTGCTCAAGCACCTGCCGGTCATGCGCCACATCTACCGGTTGTGGGACGAGAAGTTCGACTTCGACAAGGGCCTTTACTTCGTGGAGCCGCTGCTGGACGCGACCGAATACACCGTGTCCTCTATCGATGCGTCGGGCGGCAAGGACGGCTTCCGCGGCGGCGACGCGTTCAGGCCGTCGATCAACAGCTACATGTTCGCCAATGCGCGAGCCCTGGCGGAAATGGCGGCGCTTGCAGGCGACCAGGCCATGGCGCGCGAGTATGCCGATCGGACCGAGGCCATCCGCGCGAAAGTGCTGGCGGCGCTGTGGAACCCCAAGCTGGAGCACTTCGCAGACAGGCACCAGCTCACCAACGAACACGTCAAGTATTGGGACCCGATCCGCAATCGTGAGCTGGTGGGCTACGTGCCGTGGATGTTCGATCTGGTCCCGGACGATGCCGGGTATGCGAAGGCTTGGGCGCACCTTCTCGATCCGGCATCGCTGGCCGGCAAGGCGGGCATGCGAACGGTCGAGAACAACTACCCGTACTACATGCGCCAGTACCGCTATCTTGGCCCTCAGCCGGAGTGTCAGTGGAATGGGCCGATCTGGCCGTACCAGACCACGCAAGTGCTGACGGCAATGGCCAACCTGCTCGACCACTACCGGCAGCAAGGCCCCATCACGCGCGCCGACTGGATGCGGCTGCTGCGCCAGTACACCCAGCTTCACTACCAGGGCGACAAGCTCGACTTGGAGGAAGACTACGATCCAGAGACCGGCGCACCGATCGTCGGCCTGGATCGCAGCCATCATTATTTCCACTCCGGCTACGTCGACTTAATCCTCACCGGGCTCGTCGGCATTCGTCCCCGCGCGGACGACGTGCTGGAGGTTAATCCGCTGCTGCCACCGCAAGGCGATCAGGCGCTGCCGTGGTTCCGCATCGAGCGGGTGCCCTATCACGGGCACGAAATCGCGGTTCGATGGGACGCCGACGGCAGCCACTTTGGAGAGGGCAGGGGCCTCGCCATCATGGTCGACGGTCGTGAGGTCGCGAGCCGCGGCGACCTTGGCCGCTTACAGGTCCCTCTCGCCCGCAAGCGCAATGTCCCGATCATGCGCGAAGAGAACCTGGCGGTGCAGCTGGTGCGCGCTGGCTATCCGCGGCCCAGCGCGTCTTCCGGTGCAGACCCGGAGAAATTGCACGACGCGGTCGACGGGCGGGTGTGGTTCTATCCGGAACTGCCGAACGGATGGGACTCGGACGCCACGCCCAAGCAGCAGTGGTACGCGCTCGATTTCGCAAAGGCGGTCTCTGTGGGCCGCGTCGGACTGGCCTTCTACGAGGACGGCAAGCGCTTTTCCGCCCCCAAGCGGGTCTCGATCGAGCTGTGGCAGGGCGGCCAATGGCGGTCGGTTGATGAGGCCAAGCCAGTCGCCAACGGCGTGACCTCGCTGCGCTGGCCAGTTACGAGCACGACGCGGCTTCGCGTGCGCATGCTGCCAAGTGGCCGGGACGCGATCCGACTGGTCGAGCTGAAGGCGTTCGCCAGCTAG